In Mycobacterium sp. ITM-2016-00317, the genomic window TCGGCGCCGCGGGGGCCGAAGTTTCCGCCGCCGATCCAGACTTGCTCAGTGCGCCAATGTCCCGCCGATGCGGGATCGCTGCCCCGCATCAGAGCGGCGTGCATGGTGAGGATCGCGGTCTCGTCGAGGCGGTCTGCCAGGGAGACCGCGGCCTTCATCGCTTCGGTGTTGCTCACGATCAGCGCGGCATTGCGCCGGCCGGTGTCACCGAGAACTTCTGCTTCGGCGATTGCACGGGCCGAGGCGGTCAGGTTTTCGATGTTGGAACTCGCCGCTGACTCGGAGCGCAGCAGTACCGCGGAGAAGGGCGCGATCTCATCGCCCAGTTCGGCGTCGAAACGAGTGATCTCGTTGCTTGCTTCTTCCGCGTCGGCCAGGACCGCCGCGGGAAGAGAGACGGTGAGCTCGGCGATGGCGGCCGGGATCGCGGCTCGGTACTTTCCGGCTTGTCGCTGCGCCGCGCGCAGGTCGGCGAGTCCATAGCCGGCTTCCACGGCGGCATCCCACGTCAGCGTTTCGTACGTGAGCGCGGTGCCCGCACCAACTGATGCCACGCCGCAAAGATAGCATCACTTATCGGATAAGTGATGCTAAAAGTGTCGACAGCATCACGTACCGGCCGCGTCGGAATCACGCGCACGCCGCGCTCGTCCTCCCCGCCGTGCGGCTACCCGTAAACGAACCCTCCTGCAGGTCGGCGGGCCTGCCGCAAGGACTCCGTAAAGGAACCCCGCCGGGGCGTCAAGAAACCGTCAGGAACCGCCGTAGCCGGTTCGCGCGGATGTTGACTCCAAGCGAGCCCACCCGATGTGGGCCGCGAAACGGAGTTGAACTGATGTCTGTTCTTGCCTACTTCGGGCTGACCGTCGCGCTCTTCGCGATGTTCACCGGGGCCGTGAGGGTGCTCGAGCGATGAGCCTCGCCAACGGTGTCGGCCTGGTCCTGGCCGTCGCGATCGCCCTGTTCCTGATTGCCACCCTCCTCTTCCCGGAGAGGTTCTAGTGTCGGCCACCACCGCGGGGATCCTGTTCGTCCTCGCTCTCGTCATCGCGCTCGCGGCCGTGCACGTGCCGCTGGGCGACTACATGTACCGCGTGTACAACACCGCCAGGGATTCCCGCGTCGAACGCGGCATCTACAAAGTCATCGGCGCCGACCCGAAATCCGAGCAGACCTGGGGTGCCTACGCCCGCAGCGTGCTCGCTTTCTCCGCGGTCGGCGTGCTGTTCCTGTTCTTCCTGCAACTGGTGCAGGGCAGGCTGCCGCTGCACCTCACCGATCCCGGCACCGAGATGACGCCGGCGTTGGCATGGAACACCGCGGTCAGCTTCGTCACCAACACGAACTGGCAGGCGTATTCGGGGGAGTCCACCCAGGGCCACCTGGTGCAGATGGCGGGCCTGACCGTGCAGAACTTCGTGTCCGCCGCGGTCGGCATGGCCGTCGCGATCGCACTGGTTCGCGGCTTCGCCCGCACGAGAACCGGTGAGCTGGGCAACTTCTGGGTCGACCTGGTGCGTGGCACCCTGCGGATCCTGCTGCCCGTCGCCGTCATCGGTGCGATCATCCTGATCGCCGGCGGGGTGATCCAGAACTTCGCCCTGCACTCGCAGGTCGTCAACACCCTGGCCGGCGGCACCCAGACCATCCCCGGCGGCCCGGTCGCCAGCCAGGAGGCGATCAAGCTTCTCGGAACCAACGGCGGCG contains:
- a CDS encoding potassium-transporting ATPase subunit F — its product is MSLANGVGLVLAVAIALFLIATLLFPERF